The Anopheles merus strain MAF chromosome 2L, AmerM5.1, whole genome shotgun sequence genome has a segment encoding these proteins:
- the LOC121592560 gene encoding 28S ribosomal protein S15, mitochondrial-like: MNALAKLKTLTPSVNQIVRTYALKSDLKIKWVRPEKIPCYKPEKSGDLQSLPTFAGTELMKDYRDSKELESANEHVRNLFTIQHNRRREMVENFKEDMVRRVYRHELDYGSIEAQLGLMTARIRSLQDYMEKFPRQSVVKVQLKELIDKRKRFLRYLRRWDYRRFEYMLEKLDLVYKPYPTHFHWITRKDSLRKLTNIHCDQIKETRLEEYRRQLESQQLDFLENKLKTLEFIRKEQTECQVPVTVTSDEIKAVRKQYEELKQKRAAAAESLKEPEDS, translated from the exons ATGAACGCGCTCGCCAAGCTGAAAACGCTCACCCCCAGCGTCAATCAAATCGTACGCACGTACGCATTAAAATCGGACCTCAAAATCAAATGGGTCCGACCGGAGAAGATCCCGTGCTACAAGCCGGAGAAGTCGGGCGATTTGCAGTCCCTGCCGACGTTTGCCGGCACCGAACTGATGAAGGATTACCGTGACTCGAAGGAGCTGGAGTCGGCCAACGAGCATGTGCGCAATCTGTTCACCATACAGCACAATCGGCGCCGGGAGATGGTGGAAAACTTTAAGGAGGACATGGTGCGAAGGGTGTACCGACACGAGCTGGACTACGGTTCCATCGAGGCACAGC TGGGGCTGATGACGGCCAGGATTCGCAGCTTGCAAGACTACATGGAAAAGTTCCCCCGCCAGTCCGTTGTGAAGGTTCAGCTGAAGGAGTTGATTGACAAACGCAAGCGCTTCCTTCGTTACCTGCGCCGATGGGACTATCGGCGGTTCGAGTACATGCTGGAGAAGCTTGATCTCGTGTACAAACCCTATCCAAC GCATTTCCACTGGATCACACGCAAAGACTCGTTGCGCAAGCTGACCAACATCCACTGCGACCAAATCAAAGAGACGCGATTGGAAGAGTACCGCCGGCAGTTGGAATCGCAACAGCTTGACTTTCTCGAGAACAAGCTGAAAACGCTAGAATTCATCCGCAAGGAGCAGACGGAATGTCAGGTGCCGGTGACAGTAACGAGCGATGAAATTAAAGCCGTCCGTAAGCAATACGAAGAGCTGAAGCAAAAgcgagcggcagcagcagaaagcTTAAAAGAGCCCGAAGATTCGTAA
- the LOC121593941 gene encoding SH3 domain-containing protein Dlish-like gives MAFLCPVRIRRGKKKKPIGSDIDKDLSSSLGLNHGMGRITGSASIETLVRVGIEKEHGLSPDSKMVVLHDFTPCVDDELEVKRGQIVNILYRENDWVYVIGQDTRQEGFIPHSYCAPFNTQLADLAIKKKLPRDLSTMGAPGGGAGGGGGVNGGGGSGGGGGTGPGTTGLVVGGGGLGNGVGLTAADLTDGGMPDISMDVLDDSTGPGLLTNALKHSQASLSSEPDFLPFAKDPSGRYIVLYTFIARDENDVSVERGEFVTVLNREDPEWFWIVRSDGQEGFIPSGFVYPAENILQGHAGKQQQQGGVNSMGSIGNDMNSLQAMGGGNMTLGGGGGGQHQQQQQQQQQQAQHQQQAQQQQQQQQHQQQPGIGSDDLRYHGTELVMLYDYKAQAPDDLSVRRGDWIYADLNNQTVDGWLWAYAPKTRKYGFIPKAYARPPAMTSL, from the exons ATGGCATTCCTCTGTCCCGTACGCATAAGACgggggaaaaagaagaaac CGATCGGAAGCGATATCGACAAGGATCTGTCGAGCAGTCTCGGGCTCAATCATGGCATGGGCCGCATCACTGGATCGGCCAGCATCGAAACGCTCGTGCGGGTCGGCATCGAGAAGGAGCACGGTCTCAGCCCCGACAGCaagatggtggtgctgcaCGACTTTACGCCCTGCGTGGACGACGAGCTGGAGGTGAAGCGGGGCCAGATAGTGAACATACTGTACCGCGAGAACGACTGGGTGTACGTGATCGGGCAGGACACGCGGCAGGAAGGCTTCATACCGCACTCGTACTGTGCCCCGTTCAACACGCAGCTTGCCGATCTGGCCATCAAGAAGAAGCTGCCGCGCGATCTCTCCACCATGGGTGCCCCAGGCGGCGgtgcaggtggtggtggtggtgttaatGGCGGTGGAGGTAGTGGAGGAGGCGGTGGTACTGGCCCGGGGACGACCGGGCTGGTGGTCGGTGGAGGGGGGCTCGGCAATGGCGTCGGGCTGACGGCGGCCGACCTGACCGACGGCGGTATGCCCGACATTAGTATGGACGTGCTGGACGACAGCACTGGACCGGGGCTGCTCACGAACGCGCTGAAGCACTCGCAGGCGAGTCTCAGCTCCGAGCCCGATTTCTTGCCATTCGCCAAGGACCCGAGCGGTCGGTACATCGTGCTGTACACGTTTATCGCGCGCGACGAGAACGATGTGTCGGTGGAGCGGGGCGAGTTTGTGACCGTGCTGAACCGGGAGGACCCGGAGTGGTTCTGGATCGTGCGGAGCGACGGGCAGGAGGGCTTCATACCGTCCGGGTTCGTCTACCCGGCGGAGAACATTTTGCAGGGCCATGcggggaagcagcagcagcagggcggTGTAAATAGTATGGGATCGATCGGTAACGATATGAACAGTCTGCAAGCGATGGGCGGAGGTAATATGACgctcggcggtggtggtggtggtcaacatcagcagcagcaacagcagcaacagcaacaggcccagcatcaacagcaggcacagcagcagcagcagcagcagcaacatcagcaacaacCTGGCATCGGATCGGACGATCTACGGTATCATGGCACGGAGCTGGTAATGCTCTACGACTACAAG GCACAAGCACCAGACGATTTGAGCGTACGGAGAGGCGACTGGATCTATGCCGACCTCAACAACCAAACCGTCGACGGATGGTTGTGGGCCTACGCACCGAAAACCCGCAAGTACGGTTTTATTCCCAAAGCATACGCCCGCCCACCTGCCATGACGAGTCTGTAG